A single Anopheles arabiensis isolate DONGOLA chromosome X, AaraD3, whole genome shotgun sequence DNA region contains:
- the LOC120906672 gene encoding SET and MYND domain-containing protein 4-like: MADNFLRAGPQRLTHCAEGTLVDGKDNRKAAEVCVEGNAMHYDNVKRYMDAVKLYNRSIAYSTSGSQQRAQAYWERSKVCVKLYRYAECLQNIRLARDTDVPGVLRRKLDKAEQSARRMLLSVTDDATPGSSRHGAAPLKLSFPAYENAPRVANCLVMRRNPRYGRYLETNKPLKVGDVVIIDDPYASVLEPEFCYARCDHCQRPAPFTLIPCEHCTKAMYCSKACLSIARTQYHGFECALVHHLAETTGDPLVLLAWRAVAWAIGAYRYDLRSLNQRRHLLSQTEVNPLLLDWVDGRNTAFSAVHILASLARASNDPVEARAAQLAREMHCHVVGKTELTANYDPDSVPYQWVGEMCYHFLKVMQCNARRALLTRRDEQEGRYRAVPFALRCYPLISLLNHSCAPNVKCFDLRDGRCAVVVIQPIAAGGQLFVNYGYDYLQTGRDERREGLQRDFGFTCNCSACENNYPTAEPFHSKRVDTILRTRDVPTATHYMAKLLAEVNEGVGDGRVSHQQLAELERYFQLLYCEVLN; this comes from the exons ATGGCTGACAACTTCCTGCGCGCTGGCCCGCAGCGGCTGACCCACTGTGCCGAGGGAACGCTGGTAGACGGGAAGGACAATCGGAAGGCGGCCGAAGTTTGCGTGGAAGGGAACGCAATGCATTACGATAACGTGAAGCGCTACATGGATGCGGTCAAGCTGTACAACAGGAGCATCGCGTACTCGACCAGTGGCTCGCAGCAGCGGGCGCAGGCGTACTGGGAGCGGTCGAAAGTGTGCGTGAAGCTGTACCGCTACGCCGAATGTCTGCAGAACATCCGGCTGGCGCGCGACACCGACGTCCCGGGGGTGCTGCGGCGAAAGCTGGACAAGGCGGAACAGAGCGCCCGGCGCATGCTGCTAAGCGTCACCGACGACGCGACGCCCGGTTCGAGCCGGCACGGGGCGGCCCCGCTCAAGCTGAGCTTCCCCGCCTACGAGAATGCGCCGCGCGTCGCCAACTGTCTGGTGATGCGGCGGAACCCCCGGTACGGCCGGTACCTGGAGACCAACAAGCCCCTGAAGGTGGGCGACGTGGTGATTATCGACGACCCGTACGCGTCCGTGCTGGAGCCCGAGTTTTGCTACGCCCGGTGCgaccattgccagcgcccagCGCCCTTCACGCTGATCCCGTGCGAGCATTGCACCAAGGCGATGTACTGCTCCAAGGCCTGCCTGAGCATAGCCCGCACCCAGTACCATGGGTTCGAGTGTGCGCTGGTGCACCATCTGGCCGAAACGACCGGCGACCCGCTCGTGCTGCTCGCCTGGCGTGCCGTCGCCTGGGCGATCGGTGCCTACCGGTACGACCTGCGCTCCTTGAATCAGCGCAGACACTTGCTCTCCCAGACCGAGGTGAatccgctgctgctcgacTGGGTGGACGGGCGGAATACCGCGTTCAGCGCGGTGCACATCCTGGCGTCGCTCGCCCGAGCCTCGAACGATCCGGTGGAGGCGCGCGCCGCCCAGCTCGCGAGGGAAATGCACTGCCATGTGGTGGGCAAAACCGAGCTGACCGCGAACTACGACCCGGACAGCGTGCCGTACCAGTGGGTGGGCGAGATGTGCTACCACTTCCTGAAGGTGATGCAGTGCAACGCGCGCCGTGCGCTGCTGACGCGGCGCGACGAGCAAGAGGGCCGGTACCGGGCGGTGCCGTTCGCGCTGCGCTGCTACCCGCTGATCAGCCTGCTGAACCACTCCTGCGCGCCGAACGTGAAGTGCTTCGATTTGCGCGACGGCCGCTGTGCCGTGGTCGTGATCCAGCCGATCGCTGCCGGGGGCCAGCTGTTCGTCAACTATGG GTACGACTACTTGCAGACCGGTCGGGACGAGCGCCGGGAGGGTCTGCAGCGCGATTTCGGCTTCACCTGCAACTGCAGCGCGTGCGAGAACAACTATCCGACCGCCGAGCCGTTCCATTCGAAGCGCGTGGATACAATCCTGCGTACCCGGGACGTGCCGACAGCCACCCACTATATGGCCAAGCTGCTTGCGGAGGTGAATGAAGGCGTCGGCGATGGCAGGGTGTCGCACCAGCAGTTGGCCGAGCTGGAGCGTTACTTTCAGCTGCTGTACTGCGAAGTTTTGAATTGA